One window of Cohnella hashimotonis genomic DNA carries:
- a CDS encoding family 43 glycosylhydrolase: MKKQGLNPYLPSWEYTPDGEPYVFNGRVYVYGSHDRFNGHAYCLNDYVCWSAPESDLGDWRYEGVIYCKTDDPLNPDGSMCLYAPDVTVGPDGRYYLYYVLDKVPVVSVAVGDTPAGKYSFYGYVRYADGTRLGERGGDEPQFDPAVLTEGDKTYLYTGFSAPGDRSRHGAMATVLGSDMLTIVREPEFVAPSEPYSVGSSFEGHAFFEAPSIRKKGETYYLIYSSVVMHELCYATSRSPTGDFVYQGVVVSNNDLHIDANKPANMPMYYGGNNHGGIARIGGKWHVFYHRHTNGTNFSRQGCIEPIEFREDGTIVQAEMTSCGPNGGPLEGRGEYPAYLACNLFCRDEALYTGAPGEWMDSRFPKITQDGKDGDEEVGYIANMRDGATAGFKYFRCEGIRSVRIKVRGYCRGAFEVKTSWDGPALARIPVDFTNVWREYAADVAIPDGIQAIYLTYTGTGGASLASFALV; the protein is encoded by the coding sequence ATGAAAAAACAAGGCTTGAACCCCTATCTGCCATCGTGGGAGTATACGCCCGACGGCGAACCCTATGTCTTTAATGGTAGAGTATACGTTTACGGGTCCCACGACAGATTCAACGGCCACGCCTATTGCTTGAACGATTATGTCTGCTGGTCCGCGCCAGAGAGTGATCTGGGCGATTGGCGGTACGAAGGCGTGATCTATTGCAAGACGGACGATCCGCTGAATCCGGACGGCAGCATGTGCTTATATGCGCCGGATGTCACGGTCGGCCCGGATGGGCGGTATTATCTCTATTATGTGCTCGACAAAGTGCCCGTCGTATCGGTCGCGGTAGGCGATACGCCGGCAGGCAAGTATTCGTTTTACGGCTATGTCCGGTACGCCGACGGCACGCGTCTGGGCGAGAGAGGAGGCGACGAGCCGCAATTCGATCCGGCCGTGTTGACGGAAGGGGATAAGACCTACCTGTACACGGGCTTCAGCGCGCCGGGCGATCGTTCCCGTCACGGCGCCATGGCGACGGTGCTCGGCTCGGATATGCTCACCATCGTCCGGGAACCTGAATTCGTAGCGCCAAGCGAGCCTTACAGCGTCGGCAGCAGCTTTGAAGGCCACGCCTTTTTCGAGGCGCCCTCCATACGGAAAAAAGGGGAAACGTACTATCTGATCTACTCCTCGGTCGTCATGCATGAGCTGTGCTACGCGACAAGCCGGTCCCCGACCGGGGACTTCGTCTATCAAGGCGTCGTCGTCAGCAACAACGATCTTCATATCGATGCGAACAAGCCGGCGAACATGCCTATGTATTACGGCGGCAACAATCACGGCGGCATCGCCCGGATCGGCGGCAAATGGCATGTCTTTTATCATCGGCATACGAACGGAACGAACTTCAGCCGGCAGGGCTGTATCGAGCCGATCGAATTCCGGGAGGACGGGACGATCGTTCAGGCCGAGATGACCTCCTGCGGTCCGAACGGCGGACCGCTCGAGGGGCGGGGCGAATATCCGGCTTACCTGGCATGCAATCTGTTTTGCCGGGACGAAGCTTTGTACACGGGAGCTCCGGGGGAATGGATGGACAGCCGCTTCCCGAAGATTACCCAGGACGGCAAGGACGGCGACGAGGAGGTTGGCTATATCGCCAACATGAGAGACGGCGCAACGGCGGGTTTCAAGTATTTCCGCTGCGAGGGCATCCGGTCCGTCCGCATCAAGGTGCGCGGTTATTGCCGGGGCGCCTTTGAAGTCAAGACGTCGTGGGACGGACCCGCGCTCGCCAGAATCCCGGTCGACTTTACAAACGTGTGGCGCGAATATGCGGCGGATGTCGCCATACCGGACGGTATTCAAGCCATTTACTTGACCTATACCGGAACGGGGGGCGCCAGCTTGGCTTCCTTTGCGCTCGTTTGA
- a CDS encoding carboxylesterase/lipase family protein, giving the protein MLRVVKAENGTLRGLPAADPRITSFKGIPFAAPPVGDNRWRAPQPAADWEGVRDAYAFAPVPMQVRQEIDDNNIYTREWAVEPDIAMDEDCLYLNVWTPAKRQGEKLPVFVWYFGGGLQVGHTAEMEFDGERIARRGIVVVTIAYRLNAFGFLCHPDITAEAPEAPANFGHLDQQAATRWVKRNIAAFGGDPDNLTIGGQSAGGGSVMNQLASPQNEGLFQRAIVQSGVFTTLYPGSGAPRFLREFAEAEADGIRFFEALGVSSLAEARRLDAAFVRDKYLESGRFWGTVTDGKFNLGDAFGLFLRNERWPVPVLFGHTSSEFISVPEAGTLDEFKKMAAELFGDGAETFLALCGANTGGLDEVLKRASASGIEYAIRIAGRANADTGVNLPLYYYNFDADIPGWDNPGTFHSVDLWFFFETLAKCWRPFVGKHYDLARQMCDYWANFIRAGDPNGQDSTGAELPRWEVYTPEAPYGMRFTDRAEFAGEAPGELMQFLVERYFKRNPVVQQRLDSE; this is encoded by the coding sequence ATGTTAAGAGTCGTGAAGGCAGAAAACGGAACGCTGCGCGGATTGCCGGCAGCCGACCCCCGGATCACAAGCTTTAAAGGCATTCCGTTCGCCGCTCCTCCCGTCGGGGACAACCGTTGGCGCGCTCCGCAGCCGGCCGCGGATTGGGAAGGCGTGCGCGACGCGTATGCGTTCGCGCCGGTCCCGATGCAGGTTCGGCAGGAGATCGACGACAACAACATTTATACCCGGGAATGGGCCGTCGAGCCGGATATTGCCATGGACGAGGATTGCCTGTATCTGAACGTATGGACCCCGGCCAAGCGCCAAGGCGAGAAGCTGCCGGTGTTCGTCTGGTACTTCGGCGGCGGCTTGCAGGTCGGCCATACGGCCGAGATGGAGTTCGACGGCGAACGAATCGCGCGAAGAGGCATCGTGGTCGTGACGATCGCCTATCGGCTCAATGCGTTCGGATTTCTCTGCCATCCCGATATTACGGCGGAAGCGCCGGAGGCGCCGGCGAACTTCGGCCATCTGGACCAGCAGGCGGCGACGAGGTGGGTCAAACGCAATATCGCGGCGTTCGGTGGCGATCCGGACAACCTGACGATCGGCGGTCAGTCGGCGGGCGGCGGCAGCGTCATGAACCAGCTCGCGTCGCCGCAGAACGAGGGCCTGTTTCAGCGGGCGATCGTGCAGAGCGGGGTATTCACGACGCTTTATCCCGGCAGCGGCGCGCCCAGGTTCCTTCGCGAGTTCGCGGAGGCCGAGGCGGACGGCATTCGTTTTTTCGAAGCGCTCGGCGTGTCCTCGCTGGCGGAAGCGCGCAGGCTCGATGCGGCGTTCGTCCGCGACAAATATTTGGAATCCGGACGCTTCTGGGGCACCGTGACCGACGGCAAGTTCAATTTGGGGGATGCGTTCGGGTTGTTCCTTCGGAATGAGCGCTGGCCGGTGCCGGTGCTGTTCGGCCATACCTCCTCGGAATTTATAAGCGTGCCGGAGGCCGGTACGCTGGACGAATTCAAAAAGATGGCGGCCGAGCTGTTCGGCGACGGAGCCGAGACTTTTCTCGCGCTATGCGGGGCGAATACAGGCGGCTTGGACGAGGTACTGAAGCGAGCATCGGCGAGCGGCATCGAATACGCGATCCGGATCGCGGGACGGGCCAATGCCGATACCGGCGTCAACCTGCCGCTGTATTATTACAATTTCGACGCCGACATTCCGGGTTGGGATAACCCCGGCACGTTCCATTCGGTCGATCTGTGGTTTTTCTTCGAGACGCTCGCCAAATGCTGGCGACCGTTCGTCGGCAAGCATTACGACCTGGCGCGGCAGATGTGCGATTACTGGGCGAACTTCATTCGCGCCGGAGATCCGAACGGGCAGGATTCGACGGGCGCCGAGCTGCCGCGGTGGGAGGTCTATACGCCGGAGGCGCCGTACGGCATGCGTTTTACGGATCGAGCCGAATTTGCCGGAGAAGCGCCCGGCGAGTTGATGCAATTTCTCGTTGAACGATACTTCAAGCGAAATCCGGTCGTGCAGCAGAGACTCGATAGCGAATAG
- a CDS encoding extracellular solute-binding protein, protein MSDSRKWAKKSLAVSLAGLFLASAALTACSDGSKNNSASGEPSGASVSSGASQSAGAIDHSKPITITVFDNAANYQGEQTGWYGKLVKDKFNITLNILAPQVAGDQLYKTRTAAGDLGDLVIVDNSQLEELIPAGLVMDMTDRLKNTKYLSQYVDKHFKPFNAGFDKVNPEGKIYGLPTFEADTSPTTFSEEIPYSSPIMPWDYYKGVGAPKLNNLDDLLNVLKQMQEKYPKTPDGKPIVPISLWKDWDGGSMENVRWVSGWYGFEQPDGTTTIQLNAKGDIVPLVDDNSMYKKILQFYFKANQMGLIDPDSPTQDWNKVAEKLTNKQVLLLWYSWQRGFYNSIERGKNGDGNVAVPIADTHIIQSSDAYFGNGRAFAIGAKAKNPDRIMEFMDWLASPEGLRYYVNGFEGFNYEKTADGKFQLTEVGQTAFQKNTPVPDEYGGGGYQDGQSKLNTMIMSDFTFDPDTKEFYNSNYWSATIEANKTVLTTDWQKTYGAENATDYYLKNNMIDIVPNINTSLGTDSSDIKNKRSQISDYVKNTSWKMVFAKNQAEFDQLWTKMQKDVEGLGWKDVVAADTVKAQKIVKMRAEASANK, encoded by the coding sequence ATGAGCGACAGCAGAAAATGGGCCAAGAAATCGTTGGCCGTATCGTTGGCAGGCTTGTTCCTGGCGTCCGCCGCGTTGACCGCGTGCAGCGACGGCTCCAAAAATAATTCGGCGTCCGGCGAACCGTCCGGCGCAAGCGTCAGCTCGGGCGCATCCCAGTCCGCCGGGGCGATCGACCACAGCAAGCCGATCACCATCACCGTATTCGACAACGCGGCCAACTACCAGGGCGAGCAGACCGGCTGGTACGGCAAGCTCGTCAAAGATAAGTTCAACATCACCCTGAATATCCTCGCGCCGCAGGTCGCCGGCGACCAGCTGTACAAGACCCGCACGGCGGCGGGCGACCTGGGCGATCTGGTGATCGTCGACAACAGCCAGCTTGAAGAGCTCATTCCAGCGGGCCTCGTAATGGATATGACCGACCGGCTGAAGAATACGAAGTACCTGTCCCAATACGTAGACAAACATTTTAAGCCGTTTAACGCGGGCTTCGACAAGGTCAATCCGGAAGGCAAGATCTACGGCCTGCCGACGTTCGAGGCGGATACGTCGCCGACGACCTTCTCCGAAGAGATTCCCTATTCCAGCCCGATCATGCCCTGGGACTACTACAAAGGAGTCGGCGCGCCGAAGCTGAACAATCTGGACGATCTGCTGAACGTGCTGAAGCAGATGCAGGAGAAATATCCGAAAACGCCGGACGGCAAGCCGATCGTGCCGATCTCCCTGTGGAAGGATTGGGACGGCGGCAGCATGGAAAACGTGCGCTGGGTGAGCGGCTGGTACGGCTTCGAACAGCCGGACGGCACGACGACGATCCAACTGAACGCCAAAGGCGACATCGTTCCGCTCGTCGACGACAACAGCATGTACAAGAAAATCCTGCAATTTTATTTTAAAGCCAATCAAATGGGTCTGATCGATCCCGACTCGCCGACGCAGGATTGGAACAAGGTCGCCGAGAAGCTGACCAACAAGCAGGTGCTGCTCCTGTGGTATTCCTGGCAGCGCGGCTTCTACAATTCGATCGAGAGAGGCAAAAACGGGGACGGCAACGTAGCTGTTCCGATCGCCGACACGCATATCATTCAGAGCAGCGACGCTTATTTCGGCAACGGAAGAGCGTTCGCGATCGGCGCGAAGGCGAAAAATCCGGATCGCATCATGGAGTTTATGGATTGGCTCGCCTCGCCCGAAGGTCTGCGCTATTACGTGAACGGCTTTGAGGGCTTCAACTACGAGAAGACGGCCGACGGCAAGTTCCAGCTGACCGAGGTCGGACAGACCGCCTTCCAGAAAAATACGCCGGTTCCGGACGAATATGGCGGCGGCGGTTACCAGGACGGACAAAGCAAGCTCAATACGATGATCATGAGCGATTTTACCTTCGATCCGGACACCAAGGAGTTCTATAACAGCAACTATTGGAGCGCGACGATCGAAGCGAACAAGACCGTACTAACGACGGACTGGCAGAAGACGTACGGCGCCGAGAACGCGACGGATTACTACTTGAAAAACAACATGATCGATATCGTGCCGAACATCAACACGAGTCTCGGAACCGATTCCTCGGACATCAAGAACAAGCGCAGCCAGATCTCCGACTACGTGAAGAACACGTCCTGGAAGATGGTATTCGCGAAAAATCAGGCGGAGTTCGACCAGCTGTGGACGAAGATGCAGAAGGACGTCGAAGGCCTCGGCTGGAAGGATGTCGTGGCCGCGGATACCGTCAAGGCGCAGAAGATTGTGAAAATGCGCGCCGAGGCGAGCGCAAACAAGTAA
- a CDS encoding carbohydrate ABC transporter permease, producing the protein MSEHAAEPVLEPVRQSRLDQKTRYKLSATDKFISVVIYTLFSLFALICVYPFYSIIINTISANDISARGDVVFFPKHIHFQNYIDVFKIPGLGHAALVSLGRTVIGTSLTVGASAFLGFMFSQEDMWARKFWYRFTVITMFFSAGIIPWYLTMRSLHLTNNFLAYILPTVVAPFFIILVKTFVESTPKELQQAASIDGAGTMTIFFRIMLPICKPILATVAIFAAVDQWNSFQDTLLLVTDSNLYSLQFILYNYINQASSLSTMVNLQNAGSTAMSSLSTKQTTTSIRMTVTIIVVAPILLIYPIFQRFFVKGIMIGAVKG; encoded by the coding sequence ATGAGCGAGCATGCGGCAGAGCCGGTACTCGAGCCGGTCCGTCAAAGTCGATTGGATCAGAAGACGCGCTATAAGCTCAGCGCGACGGACAAATTCATCTCCGTCGTCATCTATACGCTGTTCTCTCTGTTTGCGCTGATCTGCGTCTACCCCTTTTACTCGATCATCATCAACACGATCAGCGCGAACGATATCAGCGCCCGAGGCGACGTCGTGTTTTTCCCGAAGCATATTCACTTCCAGAATTACATCGACGTGTTCAAGATCCCGGGACTCGGCCACGCGGCGCTCGTCTCGCTGGGCAGAACGGTCATCGGCACGAGCTTGACGGTGGGCGCCTCCGCCTTCCTGGGCTTCATGTTCTCCCAGGAGGACATGTGGGCGCGGAAGTTTTGGTACCGCTTCACTGTGATCACGATGTTCTTCAGCGCCGGAATCATTCCCTGGTACTTGACGATGAGGTCGCTGCATCTGACCAACAACTTTCTGGCCTATATTTTGCCGACGGTCGTAGCTCCCTTCTTTATTATACTCGTCAAAACGTTCGTGGAGTCGACACCCAAGGAGCTGCAGCAGGCGGCGAGCATCGACGGGGCCGGGACCATGACCATCTTCTTCCGCATCATGCTGCCGATCTGCAAGCCCATTCTGGCGACGGTCGCCATCTTCGCGGCGGTGGATCAATGGAATTCCTTCCAGGATACGCTGCTCCTCGTGACCGACAGCAATCTCTACAGCCTGCAGTTCATTTTATATAACTACATCAACCAGGCGAGCTCCTTATCAACGATGGTCAATCTGCAAAACGCAGGCTCGACGGCGATGTCCAGCCTCTCGACCAAGCAGACGACGACCTCGATCCGGATGACGGTCACCATCATCGTCGTGGCGCCCATTTTGCTGATTTATCCGATTTTCCAAAGGTTTTTCGTAAAAGGGATTATGATCGGCGCGGTGAAAGGCTGA
- a CDS encoding ABC transporter permease subunit — protein sequence MLTYNKRSTSFRKFLYISPFMVLLFIFAYYPLYGWVYAFFDYTPPIPLSKSPFVGLQWFRSLVENQVKVDQLLQVIKNTFGMSGLTLLFSWLPMVFAIFLTEIKAVRFRKFIQTVTTLPNFISWVLVYSLAFSMFSSEGVINGMLRQLGLTDAPILFLQSSDHVWLTMWMWTTWKALGWSAILYIAAIMGIDDSLYEAAHVDGATRMQVIRHVVLPSMLPTYFVLLMLQIASFLNNGLEQYFVFQNAFNKDSIQVLDLYVYNLAMGGGSYSVSVAISMLKSLISVVLLFSVNGLSKMLRGESIV from the coding sequence ATGCTGACTTACAACAAGAGAAGCACGTCGTTCAGGAAGTTTCTCTATATCTCTCCTTTTATGGTTCTGCTGTTCATCTTCGCCTACTACCCCCTGTACGGCTGGGTATACGCCTTTTTCGACTACACGCCTCCGATTCCGTTGTCCAAGTCGCCGTTCGTCGGGCTTCAGTGGTTCAGATCGCTGGTCGAAAACCAGGTAAAGGTCGATCAACTGCTGCAAGTCATCAAGAACACGTTCGGCATGAGCGGCCTGACGCTGCTGTTCTCCTGGCTGCCGATGGTGTTCGCCATCTTCCTCACAGAGATTAAGGCCGTCCGCTTCCGGAAGTTCATCCAGACGGTGACCACGCTTCCGAACTTTATCAGCTGGGTGCTGGTGTATTCCCTCGCCTTCTCCATGTTCTCGAGCGAAGGCGTCATTAACGGCATGCTGCGGCAGCTGGGCCTGACCGACGCGCCGATCCTGTTCCTCCAGAGCTCCGATCACGTGTGGCTCACGATGTGGATGTGGACAACCTGGAAAGCGTTAGGGTGGTCCGCGATCCTGTACATCGCCGCAATCATGGGCATCGACGACTCCCTCTACGAGGCGGCCCACGTCGACGGCGCGACCCGCATGCAGGTAATCCGCCACGTCGTTCTGCCGAGCATGCTGCCGACCTACTTCGTCCTGCTGATGCTGCAGATCGCAAGCTTCCTGAACAACGGCCTGGAGCAGTACTTCGTCTTTCAGAACGCGTTCAACAAAGACAGCATTCAGGTGCTGGACCTGTACGTCTACAACCTGGCCATGGGCGGGGGCAGCTACTCGGTGTCCGTGGCGATCAGCATGCTGAAGAGCTTGATCAGCGTCGTGCTGCTCTTTTCGGTGAACGGTCTGTCCAAAATGTTAAGAGGGGAGAGCATCGTATGA
- a CDS encoding glycoside hydrolase family 43 protein has translation MTQVPKQNQPLVTHIYTADPSAHVFNGRIYIYPSHDLDHDGESNDNGDQYRMEDYHVLSLDSFDSPVVDHGEALHIRDVPWASKQMWAPDAAHKNGMYYLFFPARDREGIFRIGVATSVSPEGPFLAQPNYIEGSFSIDPAVFVDDDGRSYMYFGGLWGGQLEKWRTGEFRPDPEELAPDAPALGPRVALLSDDMLSFQAMPHEVEIVDEDGSPILAGDEDRRYFEGPWVHKHAGLYYLSYSTGTTHKLVYAVSRDPLGPYTFKGTILTPVIGWTTHHSIVQFQDKWYLFYHDSSLSGGVNHKRCVKYTELHYGEDGTILTIDPYPEDESGE, from the coding sequence ATGACTCAAGTCCCGAAGCAGAATCAGCCGCTCGTGACCCATATTTACACGGCGGATCCGTCCGCGCACGTATTCAACGGGCGAATCTATATCTACCCTTCGCACGATCTCGACCATGACGGCGAGAGCAACGACAACGGCGACCAATACCGGATGGAGGACTACCATGTCCTGTCCTTGGACAGCTTCGATTCCCCGGTCGTCGATCACGGCGAAGCGCTGCATATTCGGGACGTGCCGTGGGCGTCCAAGCAGATGTGGGCGCCGGATGCCGCGCACAAGAACGGTATGTATTATCTTTTCTTCCCGGCTCGCGACCGAGAAGGCATCTTCCGGATCGGCGTCGCGACAAGCGTTTCCCCGGAGGGGCCGTTCCTGGCGCAGCCGAACTATATAGAGGGAAGCTTCAGCATCGACCCGGCGGTGTTCGTCGACGACGACGGCCGCAGCTATATGTACTTTGGCGGTCTGTGGGGCGGTCAGCTGGAGAAGTGGCGGACGGGCGAATTCCGGCCGGATCCGGAAGAGCTCGCACCCGACGCACCGGCACTCGGTCCGCGCGTCGCGCTGCTGAGCGACGATATGCTGTCGTTCCAGGCAATGCCGCATGAGGTTGAGATCGTTGACGAAGACGGCAGCCCGATCCTTGCGGGCGACGAGGACAGGCGCTACTTCGAGGGTCCGTGGGTACACAAGCATGCGGGCCTGTATTACTTGTCCTACTCGACCGGGACGACGCACAAGCTGGTCTATGCCGTCAGCCGCGATCCGCTCGGACCGTACACCTTCAAGGGAACGATCCTGACGCCCGTCATCGGCTGGACGACCCATCACTCCATCGTTCAATTTCAGGACAAGTGGTATCTTTTCTACCACGACAGCTCCCTGTCGGGCGGCGTCAACCATAAGCGCTGCGTCAAGTATACGGAGCTGCACTACGGCGAGGACGGGACGATTCTGACGATCGATCCGTATCCGGAGGACGAGAGCGGGGAGTGA
- a CDS encoding glycoside hydrolase family 43 protein: MHTTVANPILWADVPDVSVIRVGSVYYMVSTSMHSMPGCPIMKSGDLMHWELVSYVFDKLEDNDAHNLIDGRGVYGNGSWAPCLRYRDGMYYVAFSSNDMNRFYVYRAADIERGPWERSVIEGLHHDPSLLFDDDGRVYVIYGNGDIRIRELTETASAPREGGLDRLLFETESEGIGLRCEGCHAYKLNGYYYLFFIEWPNVGHRRRRQLVYRSRELLGPYERRIALDDDLGYRNNGVAQGGIVDTPDGEWYAMLFQDHDAVGRLPCLVPMRWENDWPVLGEGGQVPQTFEVPLPRPDPAPKPLVISDEFDYSENKLALNWQWNHNPDDRRWSVTERPGWLRLTTGSMVDRIERARNTLTQRTEGPVCVGETLLDATGMKPGDRAGLVALQGGYGTVGIWVGDNGEMRVAMCVRGVDGSEEIAEILPIAGERIRLKIDFDFRESVDTAVFSYAAEGEAWRTIGRPLQMKYTLDHFMGYRIGLFNYATREYGGCADFDYFRYVKSGGLY; this comes from the coding sequence ATGCATACAACCGTCGCCAACCCGATCCTGTGGGCCGACGTTCCGGACGTCAGCGTCATCCGGGTCGGCTCCGTCTACTATATGGTCAGCACCAGCATGCATTCGATGCCCGGCTGTCCGATTATGAAGTCCGGAGATCTGATGCATTGGGAGCTTGTGAGCTACGTCTTCGACAAGCTGGAGGACAACGACGCCCATAATTTGATCGACGGCAGAGGCGTCTACGGCAATGGATCTTGGGCGCCATGTCTTCGCTATCGTGACGGCATGTACTACGTCGCCTTTAGCAGCAACGATATGAACCGGTTCTACGTGTATCGCGCGGCGGATATCGAGCGAGGGCCGTGGGAGCGCTCCGTCATCGAGGGGCTGCACCACGATCCGAGCTTGCTGTTCGATGACGACGGACGCGTCTATGTCATCTACGGCAACGGCGACATCCGCATCCGGGAGCTGACAGAGACCGCTTCGGCGCCAAGAGAAGGCGGCCTCGATCGGCTGCTGTTCGAGACGGAGAGCGAAGGCATCGGTTTGCGCTGCGAGGGCTGTCACGCGTATAAGCTCAACGGCTACTATTATCTATTCTTTATCGAATGGCCGAACGTCGGCCATCGGCGCCGCCGGCAGCTTGTCTACCGTTCGCGGGAGCTGCTCGGTCCCTACGAGCGCCGCATCGCGCTCGACGACGACCTGGGTTATCGCAACAACGGCGTCGCCCAAGGCGGGATCGTAGACACGCCGGATGGCGAATGGTACGCGATGCTGTTCCAGGATCACGATGCCGTCGGCCGTCTTCCGTGTCTCGTGCCGATGCGTTGGGAGAACGATTGGCCGGTTCTCGGCGAGGGCGGCCAGGTACCCCAGACGTTCGAAGTGCCGCTGCCGCGGCCGGATCCGGCGCCCAAGCCGCTTGTCATCAGCGACGAATTCGACTATTCCGAAAATAAGCTGGCGCTGAACTGGCAGTGGAACCATAACCCGGACGACAGGCGGTGGTCGGTGACGGAGCGCCCGGGTTGGCTGCGGCTGACGACGGGATCGATGGTCGACCGAATCGAGCGCGCCCGCAATACGCTGACGCAGCGAACGGAAGGTCCAGTCTGCGTCGGAGAGACGCTGCTGGACGCGACGGGGATGAAACCGGGCGATCGCGCCGGCCTTGTAGCGCTGCAGGGCGGATATGGCACCGTCGGCATTTGGGTCGGCGATAACGGCGAGATGCGCGTCGCGATGTGCGTGCGAGGAGTGGACGGAAGCGAGGAGATCGCGGAAATCTTGCCGATCGCCGGCGAGCGAATCCGCTTGAAGATCGATTTTGACTTCAGGGAGAGCGTCGATACGGCAGTCTTTTCTTATGCAGCAGAAGGCGAAGCATGGCGGACGATCGGACGCCCGCTCCAAATGAAGTATACGCTCGATCACTTCATGGGCTACCGGATCGGCTTGTTCAATTACGCGACCCGCGAGTATGGCGGCTGCGCTGACTTCGATTATTTCCGTTACGTCAAGAGCGGCGGACTCTATTAA